One Leptospira kirschneri serovar Cynopteri str. 3522 CT DNA segment encodes these proteins:
- a CDS encoding Uma2 family endonuclease yields the protein MSITDLKTEKDFAKLPEGTLAELLEGEIFMVPAPIPEHQRVSGKLYSSLLQYLEQNKLGEVFFSPIDVFLDEHNVVQPDLIFISQARSFIIQEKRIEGAPDWIAEILSEGNAYHDLKTKKRLYEKHGVLEYWIVDPIERSVEVYRNGESGFTLFSSVNSGKIVSALLDGFSVEIDSIFTKVRDSNH from the coding sequence ATGTCGATTACTGACTTAAAAACAGAAAAAGATTTTGCCAAACTTCCGGAAGGAACATTGGCCGAACTTTTGGAGGGTGAAATATTTATGGTTCCAGCCCCGATCCCTGAGCATCAAAGAGTTTCTGGTAAATTATATTCTAGTCTTTTGCAATATTTAGAACAAAATAAACTAGGCGAGGTTTTCTTTTCTCCCATCGACGTATTTTTAGATGAACATAACGTAGTTCAACCCGATCTTATATTTATTTCTCAAGCTCGTAGTTTTATCATACAAGAAAAAAGAATCGAAGGCGCTCCCGATTGGATTGCAGAAATTCTTTCAGAAGGAAACGCCTATCACGACTTAAAGACTAAAAAGAGACTCTATGAAAAACACGGAGTTTTAGAATACTGGATCGTGGATCCTATAGAACGTTCGGTAGAAGTTTATCGTAATGGAGAATCTGGATTTACACTATTTTCTTCTGTTAACTCTGGTAAAATCGTATCTGCTCTGTTAGATGGATTTTCAGTAGAGATTGATTCTATCTTTACAAAGGTTAGAGATTCGAATCATTGA
- the mpl17 gene encoding cell surface protein MPL17, with amino-acid sequence MKKLLLVCVLIGSVGIFAEEESPVKFKLEKSFGNAYLLKIIHPANFGVQKDAPHKIILNPKSGVKVEKADLKVKGKISEKKKEYFASVDPIPLVVTGKGELEIQGKIYYCNFDKNICIPGKIQQVEMIQ; translated from the coding sequence ATGAAAAAGTTATTACTCGTTTGTGTTTTAATAGGTTCCGTTGGAATTTTTGCCGAAGAGGAAAGTCCCGTAAAGTTTAAACTGGAAAAAAGTTTCGGTAATGCGTATCTTTTAAAAATTATTCATCCAGCTAACTTCGGTGTTCAAAAGGACGCCCCTCATAAAATAATTTTAAATCCTAAAAGCGGAGTGAAGGTGGAAAAAGCGGATCTAAAAGTAAAAGGAAAAATTTCGGAAAAGAAAAAAGAATATTTCGCTTCGGTGGATCCGATTCCTCTAGTAGTAACTGGTAAAGGAGAATTAGAAATTCAAGGAAAAATCTACTATTGTAACTTCGATAAGAATATTTGTATTCCAGGTAAAATTCAACAGGTGGAAATGATTCAGTAA
- a CDS encoding lipoprotein yields MKSIQLFSIVTLLLSVYHCSPTPSTKIENEHPKKNTTVMEESNESSGDEFIKATEGFLNSDTFQVVVSSLEGNADGAQDLARKRAINLLIAEKGDKFRPSDKSVLKELVESKGQIVKSSGPIQGKIYFLFQISSPGLKASLKR; encoded by the coding sequence ATGAAATCGATTCAACTGTTTTCGATCGTAACGTTGTTACTATCCGTCTATCACTGTTCACCCACCCCTAGTACGAAAATAGAAAACGAACATCCTAAAAAAAACACTACAGTAATGGAAGAATCCAACGAAAGTTCAGGAGATGAATTTATCAAAGCTACCGAGGGTTTTTTAAACTCGGATACGTTTCAAGTAGTAGTCTCTTCTTTAGAAGGAAATGCGGACGGAGCCCAAGATCTGGCTCGCAAAAGGGCTATCAATCTTCTGATTGCAGAAAAAGGGGATAAGTTTCGTCCTTCCGATAAATCGGTTCTCAAAGAACTGGTTGAATCCAAAGGACAGATCGTAAAATCCTCCGGCCCGATCCAAGGAAAAATCTACTTTTTATTTCAGATTAGTTCTCCCGGTTTGAAAGCGAGTTTAAAACGTTAG
- a CDS encoding M16 family metallopeptidase has protein sequence MCFMLWVLKLFVVCFKVQTFHYKKVSKILIILGIYVCISNVSVYADVTIFSGLKKSLEEKTRTFQMENGLKVLMMKREDSPTIAVYTKFLVGSADETPEIAGTAHLLEHMLFKGTKNIGTTNYEKEKPYLEQIAVWGKRLDTLRLKELEMKEKGEEPSDEFKNQIETLKKRFYSLLELHRKFVISNEDNYIYSKNGGVGFNAYTSNDVTNYQILLPANRLEIWAKLESDRLKNPILREYYTERDVVLEERRMRVENRGLGILREKYLDAAFPEGHPYRMPVIGYEKNLGFLDLEKTETFFKNYYNPQRMVIAVVGSLDFDKTEKILRNYFGDLKKGSLQPLKKTAQAGFDGSKFVSVVHPSTPSKIIGFHKPAFPHPDDAVFSVIDTLLAEGESGRLYKKLILEKQVAQGVYCWNGDPGDRFSNLFSIYITNNQNADQKKVANLVQEELDKLKTELITSEELFRIKNQILGGYLRALDDNGKLADVLSLYQLLYGDWRELLRGYEELDTVTPEDVQRVAKKYFVSENRTIAELNPPAKGAGN, from the coding sequence ATGTGTTTTATGCTATGGGTTCTTAAACTCTTTGTGGTTTGTTTTAAAGTTCAAACTTTCCATTACAAAAAAGTCAGTAAGATTCTTATAATTTTAGGAATCTACGTTTGTATTTCGAATGTTTCCGTTTATGCGGATGTTACTATCTTTTCCGGTTTGAAGAAATCTTTAGAAGAAAAAACCAGAACTTTTCAGATGGAAAACGGACTGAAAGTTCTGATGATGAAACGGGAAGATTCTCCTACCATTGCCGTTTATACTAAATTTTTAGTGGGTTCTGCGGACGAAACTCCGGAAATCGCCGGTACGGCACATCTCTTAGAGCATATGCTTTTTAAGGGAACTAAAAACATAGGAACCACAAACTATGAAAAGGAAAAACCTTACTTAGAACAGATCGCCGTTTGGGGAAAAAGGTTGGATACCCTAAGGCTGAAAGAACTGGAAATGAAGGAAAAAGGAGAAGAACCTTCGGACGAATTTAAAAATCAAATCGAAACTTTGAAGAAAAGATTTTATTCCCTTTTAGAACTACATCGTAAATTCGTAATTTCTAATGAAGACAATTATATCTATTCTAAAAACGGTGGAGTAGGGTTTAACGCATATACTTCGAACGACGTCACTAACTATCAAATTCTTCTTCCTGCAAATCGTCTGGAAATTTGGGCCAAGCTCGAATCGGATCGATTGAAAAATCCTATATTAAGAGAATATTATACAGAAAGAGACGTGGTCCTGGAAGAAAGAAGGATGCGCGTCGAAAACAGAGGTCTTGGAATTTTAAGGGAAAAATATTTGGACGCAGCGTTTCCAGAAGGACATCCGTATCGTATGCCCGTAATCGGCTATGAAAAGAATTTAGGCTTTTTGGATTTGGAAAAAACGGAAACGTTTTTTAAGAACTACTATAACCCGCAAAGAATGGTGATCGCGGTAGTTGGTTCTTTGGATTTTGATAAGACGGAAAAAATCCTGCGTAACTATTTTGGAGATTTAAAAAAAGGAAGTCTTCAACCTTTGAAGAAAACGGCTCAAGCGGGATTTGACGGATCTAAGTTTGTTTCCGTGGTTCATCCGAGTACTCCTTCTAAAATCATTGGTTTTCATAAACCAGCGTTTCCTCATCCTGACGACGCCGTTTTTAGTGTAATCGATACTTTGCTCGCCGAAGGAGAATCTGGAAGGCTTTATAAAAAATTAATATTAGAAAAACAAGTCGCACAAGGAGTGTATTGCTGGAACGGAGATCCTGGAGATAGATTTTCCAATCTGTTTTCTATCTACATTACAAACAATCAAAACGCAGATCAGAAAAAAGTGGCAAATCTAGTCCAAGAAGAATTGGATAAGTTAAAAACGGAACTGATTACTTCGGAAGAATTATTTAGAATCAAAAATCAAATCTTAGGCGGATACTTGCGCGCCTTGGACGACAACGGAAAACTTGCGGACGTTCTTTCCCTCTATCAGCTATTATACGGAGATTGGAGGGAACTTTTAAGAGGTTATGAAGAATTGGATACGGTCACTCCGGAAGACGTACAAAGAGTCGCAAAAAAATATTTTGTATCCGAAAACAGAACAATCGCGGAACTGAACCCTCCCGCAAAAGGAGCAGGTAACTAA
- a CDS encoding M16 family metallopeptidase — protein MKCLKDVMVYQTYNLERLEKYNFIFSRFLSCKDRFSNLYSMFYFLSNRLFDFFQKKFLFKGKFFDLRMGSNLKIKNYYSKIFCYSVLLLFFTVSFLEAAPGDFVKDVKIPALTFEFPEVKVFGAGKGTEVYFLPGEEFPLRNLEIHIYVGVLYNPSLPPEVPELFVQAWKHGGVPSAPGSKFIETLEGYGAKIDTDVNSEKIIFTISYLSRFEKEIVPLVREFIASPLLNEEGFAVAKLNLEESIKRRNDKISDIAYRKTAELVYKGTVLGKSAELDSLAKISSKDIKEFFYKTVSTSKRIVLLTGDLQKEEAEPLIASILPLRENFRNETSVKINTQILKKNLDSLSFQVLGVDKEATQSVVMMAGILPAHKDPDFYAIQLANYIIGGGGFSSYLMQKIRSDRGLAYSSGSSTHFEKDYGVVYFTTQTKTSTTQEVYDLMREILSEETISNITEKELESAKQSIVNRFIFQFVDKIGILHNFLRFQEHGMPNDYLKTYRDKIQAVTLGDLKRVGKKYFVSSSVKTILTGPKNITKGLNESVKHITPEERIP, from the coding sequence ATGAAATGCTTAAAAGACGTCATGGTTTATCAAACGTATAATTTAGAACGATTAGAAAAATATAATTTTATTTTTTCTAGATTCTTAAGTTGTAAAGATCGATTTTCGAATTTGTATTCTATGTTTTACTTTTTATCAAATAGGTTATTTGATTTTTTTCAAAAAAAATTTCTGTTTAAAGGAAAATTTTTCGATTTGCGAATGGGATCCAATCTAAAAATAAAAAATTACTATAGTAAAATATTCTGTTATTCTGTTTTACTTTTGTTTTTTACAGTTTCTTTTTTGGAGGCCGCTCCGGGAGACTTCGTAAAAGACGTAAAAATTCCCGCCCTCACTTTTGAATTTCCGGAAGTGAAAGTATTTGGCGCTGGAAAAGGAACTGAGGTTTATTTTTTACCGGGAGAGGAATTTCCTCTCAGAAATTTAGAAATTCATATCTATGTGGGAGTATTGTACAATCCGAGTCTTCCTCCCGAAGTTCCGGAACTTTTCGTTCAGGCTTGGAAACACGGAGGGGTTCCTTCTGCGCCCGGAAGTAAATTTATAGAAACTTTAGAAGGTTATGGAGCTAAGATCGACACGGACGTAAATTCCGAAAAAATTATATTCACGATTTCTTATCTTTCTAGATTCGAAAAAGAAATAGTTCCTCTCGTTCGTGAATTTATCGCCTCTCCGTTGTTAAACGAAGAAGGTTTTGCGGTTGCAAAACTCAACTTAGAGGAATCGATCAAAAGGAGAAACGATAAGATTTCCGATATTGCTTATCGTAAAACTGCAGAACTCGTCTATAAAGGAACCGTTTTAGGTAAAAGTGCCGAGTTGGATTCTCTTGCAAAAATCAGTTCAAAGGACATTAAAGAATTCTTTTATAAAACCGTTTCCACTTCCAAAAGAATCGTTCTGCTTACGGGAGATTTGCAAAAAGAAGAAGCGGAACCTTTGATCGCTTCCATTTTGCCTTTAAGGGAAAATTTTCGTAATGAAACTTCTGTAAAAATCAATACACAAATTTTAAAGAAAAATTTGGATTCTCTTTCTTTTCAAGTTTTAGGTGTGGATAAAGAAGCGACTCAAAGTGTAGTGATGATGGCCGGAATTCTTCCTGCGCATAAAGATCCTGATTTTTACGCGATTCAGTTGGCAAATTATATCATCGGGGGTGGAGGTTTTAGTTCTTATTTGATGCAAAAGATTCGTTCTGATCGAGGACTTGCTTATTCGTCGGGTAGTTCCACTCATTTCGAGAAGGATTATGGAGTGGTGTATTTTACCACTCAGACAAAAACTTCTACAACTCAGGAAGTCTATGATCTGATGCGTGAAATTCTAAGTGAAGAAACGATTTCTAATATTACAGAAAAGGAATTGGAATCTGCAAAACAATCCATCGTCAATCGATTTATCTTTCAGTTTGTGGATAAGATAGGAATTCTTCATAACTTTCTTCGATTTCAAGAACACGGTATGCCAAACGATTATTTAAAAACGTATCGAGACAAAATCCAAGCTGTTACGTTAGGTGATCTTAAAAGAGTAGGAAAAAAATACTTTGTAAGTTCTTCTGTTAAAACGATTTTGACCGGTCCAAAAAACATTACAAAAGGCTTAAATGAATCCGTAAAACACATTACGCCGGAAGAAAGGATTCCTTAG
- a CDS encoding MBL fold metallo-hydrolase, which yields MYCKFQHKQYQFEGISEGGIRTSLYLPSLSLMFDIGAQNPNRIHLDNLLLTHSHLDHSSGLPYYISQRSLRKLKPPRIFVPAPLEKPMRKILDLYSEIENFTYAYELSAVSPGDKIDLDSNHFFSPHQTFHRVPSQGYTLYQKRKKLKKEFQSISQNELNQALKEKIEVSELSEIPVISFSGDTKIEYVLEHEDVANSSILFIECTYIDEERNVAQAREWGHTHLDEILDNLSSFKNEKIVLIHFSKRYSVSYIREVLDKRIPKEERHRFHPFLP from the coding sequence GTGTATTGTAAATTTCAACATAAACAATATCAATTCGAAGGAATTTCGGAGGGAGGTATTCGTACTTCCTTGTATCTTCCTTCCTTAAGTTTGATGTTTGACATTGGTGCTCAGAATCCTAATCGGATACATCTGGATAACCTGTTGTTGACTCATTCCCACTTGGATCATTCCAGCGGATTGCCTTATTATATATCTCAAAGGTCTTTGAGGAAACTAAAACCGCCTAGAATTTTTGTTCCCGCTCCTTTAGAAAAACCGATGCGAAAGATTTTGGATCTTTATTCTGAGATCGAAAATTTTACTTACGCATACGAACTCAGTGCGGTAAGTCCGGGAGATAAGATTGATTTAGATTCAAATCATTTTTTTTCTCCTCATCAAACCTTTCATAGGGTTCCTTCTCAAGGATATACTTTGTATCAGAAAAGAAAAAAGTTGAAAAAAGAATTTCAATCTATTTCTCAGAACGAACTCAACCAGGCTTTGAAGGAAAAAATAGAAGTCTCTGAATTGAGCGAAATTCCGGTCATCAGTTTTTCGGGAGACACAAAGATAGAATACGTTTTGGAACACGAAGACGTTGCAAATTCTAGTATTCTATTTATTGAATGTACTTATATAGACGAAGAACGAAACGTAGCTCAGGCAAGGGAATGGGGTCATACTCATCTGGACGAGATTTTAGATAATCTTTCTTCGTTTAAAAACGAAAAGATCGTACTCATTCATTTTTCAAAACGTTATTCGGTTTCTTATATTCGAGAAGTTTTAGATAAAAGAATTCCGAAAGAAGAAAGACATAGATTTCATCCATTTTTGCCGTGA
- a CDS encoding O-methyltransferase yields MSKGSPPGKYGTSIFLNGLEEKIDSDLIPRPIEILFQMEKEATELGVPVLTPASGSVLRFLVEIEQPKEILELGTGYGVSLFWMASGLKVSSKIVSLEREINYITKVHSYLEKHPFENLDIHLLKVHCLHYLKEICGNPETIWAAKFVFVDCDKVLYPEIFRILKRLQPDTAVFDNVLWHGRIFDPSWQAPSDKAMREFWNEVQNSNLTYTLFPVGDGLLRIRFR; encoded by the coding sequence GTGAGTAAAGGAAGTCCTCCAGGAAAATACGGGACCTCGATTTTTCTGAACGGTCTGGAAGAGAAGATCGATTCGGATTTGATTCCACGTCCGATTGAAATCTTATTTCAGATGGAAAAAGAGGCCACCGAACTAGGCGTTCCGGTTTTAACTCCTGCTTCCGGTTCGGTTCTTCGTTTTCTCGTGGAAATTGAACAACCCAAAGAGATCTTAGAATTAGGAACCGGGTACGGCGTTTCCCTTTTTTGGATGGCTTCTGGTTTAAAAGTAAGTTCTAAAATTGTCTCTTTAGAAAGAGAGATTAATTATATTACTAAAGTTCATTCCTACTTAGAAAAACATCCTTTTGAAAATTTAGATATTCATCTTTTAAAGGTTCATTGTCTTCATTATCTCAAAGAAATTTGCGGAAATCCCGAAACCATTTGGGCCGCCAAATTTGTGTTTGTCGATTGTGATAAAGTTTTGTATCCTGAGATTTTTCGGATTCTGAAACGTTTACAACCAGATACTGCTGTGTTCGATAACGTTCTTTGGCATGGTAGAATTTTTGATCCTTCCTGGCAGGCCCCTTCGGATAAGGCGATGAGAGAATTTTGGAATGAGGTTCAAAATTCCAATTTGACTTATACTCTTTTTCCAGTTGGAGATGGTCTGCTTAGGATTCGATTCAGATGA
- a CDS encoding N-acetylmuramoyl-L-alanine amidase family protein encodes MRCFQNFFSIHNSIFLIFLFSGSVLLAGPEKVDSKPVSKSPLKTFKIVIDPGHGGLDLKPKEDHGDKYDPISDKYLELYKAGASFKGTKEKTIVLELSKELKEILDLTKTEEGFKIFRSYMKSFTNEDLPWIQIDSVMTRNENAEEKDYSSNEDPNAPYRLFDYPDKKNKQIQLGRISFINREKPNLVVSLHLNPSYKEHPGGMAAVLTPSYRTFYVLKGISEGRYEKEKFENSPWKDWMVFKEGWSKLENAVADAWIYFHGYWPSRNGKKADLSAFEGYRQNMVSWKYKDLPGWEQLAKVGGKGQYSKTHKHFVAEGKFWKREKSEPELWRREDGREGFGGDNHYASAELMRFVQYGLRKIKTEEKFPEPGPINKPYLSTYALPTFINSISAYLEIGYIDKENDMILMTKRKKDVAISLAAGIYSLVHGMKVKKQNYPYVPVGKKINWKRYENRKEGNYFQIVGD; translated from the coding sequence GTGAGGTGTTTTCAAAACTTTTTTTCGATTCATAATTCCATCTTTTTAATCTTCCTGTTTTCAGGATCGGTACTTTTGGCCGGTCCTGAAAAGGTGGATTCTAAACCAGTTTCTAAATCTCCGCTTAAAACTTTTAAAATAGTCATCGATCCGGGACATGGAGGTTTGGATCTCAAACCCAAGGAAGACCACGGAGACAAATACGATCCGATTTCGGATAAATACTTGGAACTCTATAAAGCGGGAGCTTCTTTTAAGGGAACTAAGGAAAAAACAATCGTATTAGAACTTTCTAAAGAACTAAAGGAGATTTTAGATCTTACCAAAACCGAGGAAGGATTTAAAATCTTTCGGTCTTATATGAAATCGTTTACCAATGAAGATTTACCTTGGATACAAATCGATTCCGTAATGACTCGAAACGAAAATGCAGAAGAAAAAGATTATTCTTCGAACGAGGATCCGAATGCTCCGTATCGTCTTTTCGATTATCCGGATAAAAAAAACAAACAGATTCAACTTGGAAGAATTTCGTTTATCAATCGTGAAAAACCGAACTTGGTAGTTTCTCTTCATCTCAATCCGAGTTATAAGGAACATCCTGGTGGAATGGCGGCTGTGCTTACACCGTCTTACAGAACTTTTTACGTGTTAAAAGGAATCAGCGAAGGCAGATACGAGAAGGAGAAGTTTGAAAATTCTCCTTGGAAAGATTGGATGGTTTTTAAAGAAGGTTGGTCCAAATTAGAAAACGCGGTTGCGGATGCTTGGATTTACTTTCACGGATATTGGCCAAGTCGGAACGGTAAAAAAGCGGACCTATCTGCATTCGAAGGTTATCGTCAAAACATGGTTAGTTGGAAATACAAGGATCTTCCCGGTTGGGAACAATTGGCAAAGGTCGGTGGAAAAGGGCAATATTCTAAAACTCATAAACATTTTGTAGCCGAAGGTAAATTCTGGAAGAGAGAAAAATCAGAGCCGGAACTTTGGAGAAGAGAAGATGGTCGAGAGGGGTTTGGGGGAGATAATCATTATGCTTCTGCGGAGTTGATGAGGTTCGTTCAATATGGACTTCGAAAAATAAAAACCGAGGAAAAATTTCCGGAACCAGGGCCGATCAACAAACCTTATCTTTCGACATACGCGTTACCCACCTTTATCAATTCTATTTCAGCTTATTTAGAAATCGGTTATATAGATAAAGAAAATGATATGATTCTGATGACAAAACGTAAAAAAGACGTTGCGATTTCGCTTGCAGCTGGAATTTATTCTTTGGTTCACGGAATGAAAGTTAAAAAACAAAATTATCCTTATGTTCCGGTTGGTAAAAAAATCAATTGGAAACGTTACGAAAATAGAAAAGAAGGAAATTACTTTCAAATTGTAGGTGATTGA
- a CDS encoding LIC10775 family protein: MYQRIRIFSFLSILTLFLFFLPILAQMQTKENFTRLWAQTQTTNSDPLLRGNWYEDQEQEEAVIYNKVMKYFRPNAHFVWKTDLHGRNYKFYKDGKVEFLVDRDFKEVFPDVSELDVHLSEAKVLAEHSEPYSAIRLLKGIGLCYRFQFGKLVPEGYRNATEELNRLARHMTHKKTDVDNLTDPYGCVKKNILKIESDQFRFSLETVNDWKHFFPEPETPESGTEGDHIWKVRRFYQSIEYDGSVQNKNKEEWEKVYRSQAEKFLNYRPDRILFTIGLSYHPVAAIYTSKNYFQLWDLKRGINPRTIRETNFRRKKEDDSYTTRFEIFHKDGRKVPMIVLEKYYLRENRGLLFSVSGPEAQTDRIRQIWLQLNQKLIVE; encoded by the coding sequence TTGTATCAAAGAATTAGAATATTCAGCTTTTTAAGTATATTAACTCTTTTTCTTTTTTTTCTGCCGATCTTGGCACAAATGCAAACAAAAGAAAACTTTACTCGACTTTGGGCTCAAACACAAACTACAAATTCCGATCCTTTGCTTCGGGGTAACTGGTATGAAGATCAAGAACAAGAAGAGGCTGTAATCTATAACAAAGTGATGAAGTATTTCCGACCTAATGCCCATTTTGTTTGGAAAACGGATCTACACGGAAGAAACTATAAGTTTTACAAAGATGGAAAAGTCGAGTTTTTGGTGGATCGGGATTTTAAAGAGGTGTTTCCGGATGTTTCCGAATTGGACGTTCATCTAAGTGAGGCAAAAGTATTGGCGGAACACAGTGAACCGTATTCCGCGATTCGTTTATTAAAAGGAATTGGACTTTGTTATCGGTTTCAATTTGGAAAACTTGTACCAGAGGGATACAGAAATGCGACAGAAGAACTGAATCGACTGGCCAGACACATGACCCACAAAAAAACGGACGTGGATAATCTTACCGATCCGTATGGTTGCGTAAAAAAGAATATTCTAAAAATTGAAAGTGATCAGTTCCGATTCTCCTTGGAAACTGTAAATGATTGGAAACATTTTTTCCCAGAACCGGAAACTCCGGAAAGTGGAACTGAAGGAGATCATATTTGGAAGGTTAGAAGGTTTTATCAATCGATTGAGTATGATGGATCTGTACAAAACAAAAACAAAGAGGAATGGGAAAAAGTGTATCGTTCCCAAGCCGAAAAATTTCTTAACTACAGACCCGATCGAATTCTATTTACGATAGGGCTTTCTTATCATCCGGTTGCGGCGATTTATACTTCTAAAAATTATTTTCAACTTTGGGATCTCAAACGTGGAATCAATCCTAGAACAATTCGGGAAACAAATTTTAGAAGAAAGAAGGAAGACGATTCTTATACGACTCGTTTTGAAATTTTTCACAAAGACGGAAGAAAGGTTCCTATGATCGTTTTAGAAAAATATTATTTAAGAGAAAATCGTGGTCTTTTGTTTTCTGTTTCAGGACCGGAGGCGCAGACGGATCGAATTCGTCAAATCTGGTTGCAATTGAATCAAAAACTGATCGTCGAATGA